The Candidatus Zixiibacteriota bacterium genome has a segment encoding these proteins:
- a CDS encoding flagellar motor protein, with protein sequence MDFATIIGMLLAVAAIGGAYHLEGGNFATIFLGAPMLIVIGGTLGATIVTTSMDTVRQVPGYLRRALSGTSYRFTDTIERIVHLAEKARREGILGLENDLRRERDPFLKKALQLVVDGTEVNTLRDILEIESAYAAEREKKGIYFFRKAGGFSPTMGILGTVLGLVHTLSNTSDASRMAAAIAAAFIATLWGVGLANIFFLPVSDKLRLRLDEESAHLELITEGAVAIQSGENPRNIRRRLLSFIEPVERKDNE encoded by the coding sequence ATGGATTTCGCAACGATTATCGGGATGTTGCTGGCGGTGGCCGCCATCGGCGGCGCGTACCACCTGGAGGGCGGCAACTTCGCCACCATCTTTCTCGGTGCACCCATGCTGATCGTGATCGGGGGGACGCTTGGCGCGACGATCGTGACGACCTCGATGGACACGGTCCGCCAGGTTCCGGGGTATCTGCGTCGCGCGCTGTCCGGAACGAGCTATCGCTTCACTGACACGATTGAACGGATCGTCCATCTCGCCGAGAAAGCGCGGCGGGAGGGAATACTGGGGCTCGAGAACGATCTGAGGCGGGAGCGCGATCCGTTTCTCAAGAAAGCGTTGCAGCTCGTGGTCGACGGCACGGAAGTAAACACGCTTCGAGACATACTGGAAATCGAGAGCGCGTACGCGGCCGAGCGGGAGAAGAAAGGGATTTACTTCTTTCGCAAGGCGGGCGGGTTTTCGCCGACGATGGGGATACTCGGCACCGTGCTGGGTCTGGTGCACACACTGAGCAACACCAGCGACGCATCGCGTATGGCGGCGGCAATCGCGGCCGCTTTCATCGCCACCCTTTGGGGAGTGGGTCTGGCCAACATCTTCTTTCTGCCCGTGTCCGACAAACTTCGCTTGCGACTCGACGAGGAATCCGCGCATCTGGAACTGATCACCGAGGGCGCTGTCGCGATCCAGTCCGGTGAGAATCCGCGGAATATCCGCCGCCGACTTCTGTCGTTCATCGAGCCGGTCGAGCGGAAGGACAACGAGTAA
- a CDS encoding OmpA family protein — MKRKYRSGEEDDENLDRWLLTYADLITLLLAFFIVMYSMSQLDAKKFGKMTEALTGVLRGGESILKEQANATKTGHGLLNIGDLKMIQRHVEARFKSANEELEIATEVTERGLVVHVMESALFKPGSSSLEPKARRVLDVVADMAKPLPNHLRIEGHTDDTPINTAVYPSNWELSSARATEVVRYFTDVHGIPPSRISALGYGQFRPVAPNNSVENRARNRRVDIVVLTMELTLKEPSSSLYEMTAQK, encoded by the coding sequence ATGAAGCGCAAGTATCGTTCCGGAGAAGAGGACGACGAGAATCTCGATCGGTGGCTTCTGACGTACGCCGATCTGATCACGCTCCTACTGGCATTTTTCATCGTGATGTACTCGATGTCGCAGCTGGACGCCAAGAAATTCGGAAAGATGACCGAGGCGCTGACGGGGGTACTGCGCGGCGGGGAGAGCATTCTGAAGGAGCAGGCGAATGCGACGAAGACCGGTCACGGTTTGCTGAATATCGGCGATCTGAAGATGATTCAGCGGCATGTGGAGGCGCGTTTCAAGTCCGCCAACGAGGAGTTGGAGATTGCCACCGAGGTCACCGAGCGCGGGCTGGTGGTCCATGTCATGGAGTCGGCCCTGTTCAAACCGGGGTCGTCGTCGCTGGAGCCCAAGGCGCGGCGGGTGCTTGATGTAGTCGCCGACATGGCCAAACCGCTTCCGAATCACCTTCGGATCGAGGGGCATACCGATGACACGCCGATCAACACGGCGGTGTACCCGTCCAACTGGGAGTTGTCGTCGGCGCGGGCGACGGAAGTGGTCCGTTATTTTACGGATGTTCACGGGATACCACCGAGTCGGATTTCCGCGCTCGGGTATGGTCAGTTTCGGCCGGTGGCGCCGAACAACTCGGTTGAGAACCGGGCCCGTAACCGTCGTGTCGACATTGTCGTGTTGACCATGGAACTGACCCTCAAGGAACCATCGTCGTCGTTATACGAGATGACGGCGCAGAAGTAA
- the flgB gene encoding flagellar basal body rod protein FlgB: MENKLTQMIFSKVGVPQYRNFLNLTSLRHKLISSNVANVSTPGYESQGIDFQKEIQRANGNTSHLVGYTTDAGHLPLGQHPQKSPRVHSTNVEVGEMNSVDIDQEVTRMAENELMFTVAARLLQKKFDGLRKAITSR, encoded by the coding sequence ATGGAAAACAAGCTGACACAGATGATTTTCAGCAAGGTCGGGGTGCCGCAGTACCGCAATTTTCTCAATCTGACGTCGCTCCGCCACAAGCTGATATCGAGCAACGTGGCCAATGTGTCGACGCCCGGCTACGAATCGCAGGGAATTGATTTTCAGAAGGAAATCCAGCGAGCGAACGGCAATACGTCGCACCTGGTTGGATACACCACCGACGCCGGTCATCTGCCGCTGGGTCAGCATCCGCAGAAATCTCCCAGAGTGCACAGCACGAATGTCGAGGTCGGCGAGATGAACTCGGTCGACATCGATCAGGAAGTCACGCGCATGGCCGAGAACGAGCTGATGTTTACGGTGGCAGCGCGGCTGCTGCAAAAGAAGTTTGACGGTCTGCGGAAGGCGATCACCAGCAGGTAA
- the flgC gene encoding flagellar basal body rod protein FlgC produces MGSVLTSFDISARGLTIQRAKMDVTAQNLANAETTETREGGPYRRKRVLVKEETFQDSFNNALKRPDTKLVRTNTAHRPGHVLKTGDRLELSTAEMEEVRDPASSFRLVYDPSHPQADEEGFVKMPDIEIINEMVDMMSASRAYEANTVAISTAKKMAQDALDI; encoded by the coding sequence ATGGGATCGGTGCTGACATCATTCGATATTTCCGCCCGAGGCTTGACGATACAGCGCGCCAAGATGGACGTTACGGCGCAGAATCTGGCCAACGCCGAGACGACCGAAACGCGGGAAGGCGGGCCGTACCGGCGCAAGCGTGTGCTTGTCAAGGAAGAAACATTCCAGGACAGCTTCAACAACGCTTTGAAACGTCCCGATACCAAACTCGTTCGCACCAACACGGCGCACCGTCCGGGGCACGTCCTGAAGACGGGCGACCGGCTGGAGCTGTCGACCGCGGAGATGGAAGAAGTGCGCGACCCGGCGTCGAGTTTCCGTCTCGTGTACGACCCGTCGCATCCGCAGGCGGACGAGGAGGGGTTCGTGAAGATGCCGGATATCGAGATCATCAATGAAATGGTAGATATGATGTCTGCCTCGCGAGCGTACGAGGCCAACACGGTGGCGATTTCGACCGCCAAGAAGATGGCGCAGGACGCTCTCGACATATAG
- the fliE gene encoding flagellar hook-basal body complex protein FliE, which produces MSSGINPINRLVPGLIEQAGVKPVIVTPSEVAPPKEGKFTDLLGQLLHNVNDLQVDAGAVQEALLNGDPVELHDVMIKLEQAGVAMDLLLEIRNRLLTGFNEVMSMPM; this is translated from the coding sequence ATGAGCAGCGGTATAAATCCGATCAACCGGCTGGTGCCGGGGCTGATCGAGCAGGCGGGCGTCAAGCCGGTTATCGTGACTCCGTCCGAGGTGGCGCCGCCGAAAGAGGGAAAGTTCACCGACCTGCTCGGACAATTGCTTCACAACGTCAACGATTTGCAGGTCGACGCCGGCGCGGTGCAGGAAGCGCTGCTCAACGGCGATCCGGTCGAACTGCATGACGTGATGATCAAGCTCGAGCAGGCCGGCGTCGCGATGGATTTGCTGCTGGAGATTCGAAACCGGCTGCTGACCGGTTTCAACGAAGTGATGAGTATGCCGATGTAA
- the fliF gene encoding flagellar basal-body MS-ring/collar protein FliF, producing the protein MEYLKSLFKNLGEFTSRMTPSQVMLLLGIVAGTIVGGILLAGWLGSVTYARLYTDLDQKEAGDIVTYLTEQKIPYQLKDNGGTIEVPSGEVYRVRLALASEGLPSAGTVGYSIFDQNNLGMTDFLQNLNFRRALEGELTRTITQMNEVKAARVHIVMPKERLFRQDQKEPTASVVLKLSGVSGLSKRQLQGISHLVASSVEGLKPGNITIVDYDGNLLSSGQEDDRLAGLSSSQLEVRQQVEDYLEDKAQSMLDGVLGPGNAIIRVTADLNFQQLERTAESYDPNAPSIRSEERTRQTATSSDKAEEASESTSDEGTETTITNYELNKTVEHIINAVGTIDRLSVAVLVDGTYSAVEGSGGTAEQIYQPRSQDELDRLASIVRNAVGFDQTRNDQIEMVNIAFDRQNLENDQQALDSMYVREFYWEIAKKVGLVLLLIFGLLYLKKKSSKLFKALAAILPPPPPPAPKPQPVTVQAIQDEEEPPIIIEAEKRKPRLVDQMQKTAEERPEEIAKVIKTMMID; encoded by the coding sequence ATGGAATACCTCAAGAGTCTGTTCAAGAATCTCGGAGAGTTCACCTCCCGGATGACGCCCAGCCAGGTGATGTTGTTGCTGGGCATTGTCGCGGGTACGATTGTCGGCGGTATCCTGCTGGCCGGGTGGCTGGGGTCGGTGACGTATGCCCGGCTGTATACGGATCTCGACCAGAAGGAAGCGGGCGACATCGTCACCTATTTAACCGAGCAGAAGATCCCTTACCAGTTGAAGGACAACGGCGGGACGATCGAAGTGCCGTCGGGAGAGGTGTACCGGGTACGTCTGGCGCTGGCGTCGGAAGGACTTCCCAGCGCGGGCACGGTCGGGTATTCCATATTCGACCAGAACAACCTCGGTATGACGGATTTCCTTCAGAATCTCAATTTTCGCAGGGCGCTCGAGGGAGAATTGACGCGCACGATCACGCAGATGAACGAGGTGAAGGCGGCCCGTGTCCATATCGTGATGCCGAAGGAACGTCTGTTCCGGCAGGATCAGAAAGAGCCGACCGCGTCGGTGGTGCTGAAGCTGTCCGGTGTGAGCGGCCTGTCGAAGCGTCAGCTGCAGGGGATCTCGCACCTGGTGGCGTCATCGGTGGAGGGTCTCAAGCCCGGCAACATCACCATAGTCGATTATGACGGCAATCTGCTTTCCTCCGGGCAGGAGGACGATCGGCTGGCGGGGTTGTCGTCATCGCAGCTCGAAGTGCGCCAGCAGGTGGAAGATTATCTCGAGGACAAGGCGCAGTCGATGCTGGACGGCGTGCTGGGACCGGGGAACGCGATCATTCGCGTCACGGCCGACCTGAATTTCCAGCAACTGGAGCGCACGGCCGAGTCGTACGACCCCAACGCACCGTCGATTCGATCCGAGGAACGGACCCGGCAGACGGCGACATCCTCGGACAAGGCCGAGGAGGCGTCGGAGAGCACGTCCGACGAGGGCACGGAAACGACGATCACAAACTATGAATTAAACAAGACGGTTGAGCACATTATCAATGCGGTCGGGACGATCGACCGGCTGTCGGTCGCGGTGCTGGTGGACGGCACCTATTCAGCGGTCGAGGGGTCCGGCGGTACCGCAGAGCAGATATACCAGCCTCGGTCACAGGATGAGCTTGACCGGCTGGCGTCGATTGTACGGAACGCGGTAGGATTCGACCAGACCCGGAACGACCAGATCGAGATGGTCAACATCGCATTTGACCGGCAGAATCTGGAAAACGACCAGCAGGCGCTCGACTCGATGTACGTGCGTGAGTTTTACTGGGAGATCGCCAAGAAGGTTGGCCTGGTCCTGTTACTGATATTCGGATTGTTGTACCTGAAGAAGAAGTCCTCGAAGCTTTTCAAGGCGCTTGCGGCGATCCTGCCGCCGCCCCCGCCGCCGGCACCCAAGCCTCAGCCGGTGACGGTACAGGCGATCCAGGACGAGGAAGAGCCGCCGATCATAATCGAGGCCGAGAAGCGGAAACCGCGTCTTGTGGACCAGATGCAGAAGACGGCCGAAGAGCGGCCAGAGGAAATCGCAAAAGTCATCAAAACCATGATGATTGACTAG
- the fliG gene encoding flagellar motor switch protein FliG — MEYESLTAQQKAAIALVAFGPEVASLVLKGMNEHELERITIEIANLRDVPPDIEDRVIDECYQIFMARQYISQGGVDFASQILEKAVGARKAHEIMKRLESSLASRGFSLLKDIDPKQLSGFFANEHPQTIALILTQLATQQAAAVISELTPELQAEVALRIATMEKISPEILKEIEATLEGHFEASAVRDLSASGGAKAIAEILNLIETSAEKNILQSLEAEDPDLAAEVKNMMFVFDDIVLLDDRSIQRLLKEVETKDLSLALKATSEEVKKKIFSNVSERVATLIKEEMEFMGPTRLSDVEAAQSRIVESVRRLEEEGQIIIAGRGGKEDIIV, encoded by the coding sequence ATGGAATACGAATCACTTACAGCGCAGCAGAAAGCGGCGATCGCCCTGGTGGCGTTTGGTCCCGAAGTGGCGTCATTGGTGCTCAAGGGGATGAACGAGCACGAACTGGAGCGGATCACGATCGAGATCGCCAATCTTCGTGATGTTCCGCCGGATATCGAGGATAGGGTAATCGACGAGTGTTACCAGATCTTCATGGCGCGTCAGTACATATCGCAGGGCGGCGTGGACTTCGCATCGCAGATTCTCGAAAAGGCGGTTGGTGCGCGCAAGGCGCACGAGATCATGAAGCGGCTGGAATCATCGCTGGCATCGCGCGGGTTTTCGCTGTTGAAGGATATCGATCCCAAGCAGCTATCGGGCTTTTTCGCCAACGAACATCCGCAGACAATCGCGCTTATCCTGACGCAGCTGGCGACGCAACAGGCGGCGGCGGTAATCTCCGAACTGACGCCGGAACTGCAGGCGGAGGTGGCGCTGCGAATCGCCACGATGGAGAAGATTTCGCCCGAGATTCTCAAGGAAATAGAAGCGACGCTCGAGGGGCATTTCGAAGCGTCGGCGGTACGAGACCTGTCGGCGTCGGGCGGCGCCAAGGCGATCGCCGAAATACTGAACCTGATCGAGACGAGCGCGGAGAAGAATATCCTGCAGTCGCTGGAGGCGGAAGATCCGGACCTGGCCGCGGAAGTCAAAAACATGATGTTCGTATTCGACGACATCGTGTTGCTGGACGACCGGTCGATTCAGCGCCTGCTCAAGGAAGTGGAGACCAAGGATCTCTCGCTGGCGCTCAAGGCAACGTCGGAAGAGGTCAAGAAGAAAATCTTCTCGAACGTTTCCGAGCGTGTGGCCACGCTTATCAAGGAAGAGATGGAGTTTATGGGCCCGACCCGCCTATCGGACGTCGAGGCGGCGCAGTCGCGTATCGTGGAGTCGGTGAGACGGCTCGAGGAAGAGGGACAGATAATCATCGCCGGCCGCGGCGGCAAAGAGGATATTATTGTCTAG
- a CDS encoding FliH/SctL family protein, with translation MSSIIRHVRSAPTILIGEQQRDAVAEAKAEKTLGALFPMVSVMTAVDGSKLIPIEQVFKIEDVYQRELQRARKEGFAEGHKRGYREGLELGRDEARKVLATFDAAIKDTVSQRESILQEAKQKILELVVQISRKVTFEAIDIDRESTAQLIAGVIDTLVDRSKLKIKVHPDHLPVVEQNIDRFLVNSTAIKELTIEPDPRVRFGGCFIETPNGDVDARLESQFEVIAESVRAAEDQS, from the coding sequence TTGTCTAGTATCATTCGACATGTCCGCAGCGCCCCGACCATTTTGATCGGCGAGCAACAACGCGACGCGGTGGCGGAGGCCAAAGCCGAGAAGACCCTGGGAGCGCTGTTCCCGATGGTTTCGGTTATGACCGCGGTCGACGGTTCCAAGCTGATTCCGATCGAACAGGTGTTCAAGATCGAGGATGTGTATCAGCGGGAACTGCAGCGCGCGCGGAAGGAGGGATTCGCCGAGGGACACAAACGGGGCTACCGGGAGGGGCTCGAACTGGGGCGGGACGAAGCACGCAAAGTGCTTGCGACGTTCGACGCGGCCATCAAGGACACGGTGTCCCAGCGCGAGTCGATACTGCAGGAAGCCAAGCAGAAGATTCTGGAGCTGGTCGTGCAGATCAGCAGGAAAGTGACCTTTGAGGCGATCGATATAGACCGCGAATCCACAGCGCAATTGATCGCCGGCGTGATCGACACGCTTGTCGACCGCTCTAAATTGAAAATCAAGGTTCACCCGGACCATCTGCCGGTGGTCGAGCAGAATATCGACCGGTTTCTCGTGAACTCGACAGCGATCAAGGAACTGACGATCGAGCCCGATCCGCGGGTTCGATTCGGCGGTTGTTTCATCGAGACGCCGAACGGCGATGTCGACGCGCGGCTGGAGTCGCAGTTCGAAGTTATCGCGGAGTCCGTTCGTGCGGCCGAGGATCAGTCGTGA
- a CDS encoding FliI/YscN family ATPase yields MYAERIARASTIRQFGKVTQVVGLVVESAGPSVSIGRLCQIENRDDGSRIKAEVVGFRDNRILLMPYGPLTGITPGAIVTSTSEQLRVPVGDELIGRVLGGLGQPIDGKGPHNCTRTRPISARSIPVLARRRITEPLRTGIKAIDLLTPVGRGQRMGIFAGSGVGKSVLLGMMSRGTSADVNVIALVGERGREVREFIERDLGPEGLKRSVVVAVSSDEPALLRIKGAMTATTIAEYFRDQGKNVLLLLDSVTRIAMAQREVGLAIGEPPASKGYTPSVFAMLPVLLERAGMTEHGSITGLYTVLVEGDDMNEPISDAVRSILDGHVSLSRRLAAMNQYPAIDVLDSVSRLAPEVATEQEKELAAEVRRIIATYRESEDLINVGAYVKGSSKKIDRAIAKIDDLNTFLRQDMMEATDHERSVADLSHLLAVAEEKK; encoded by the coding sequence ATGTACGCGGAACGGATTGCGCGGGCGAGCACGATCCGGCAATTCGGCAAAGTGACGCAGGTGGTTGGGCTGGTGGTGGAATCCGCCGGACCATCGGTGTCAATCGGTCGGCTCTGTCAGATCGAGAACCGCGATGACGGCAGCCGTATCAAGGCGGAGGTGGTGGGGTTCCGGGACAACCGGATACTACTGATGCCGTACGGGCCGTTGACGGGCATCACGCCCGGGGCGATCGTGACGTCCACCAGCGAGCAGCTTCGCGTGCCGGTCGGCGACGAGTTGATCGGGCGGGTGCTCGGCGGGCTTGGACAGCCGATCGATGGCAAAGGTCCGCACAACTGCACGCGCACGCGGCCGATCAGCGCGCGGTCAATACCGGTCCTGGCGCGGCGGCGCATTACAGAGCCATTGCGGACCGGGATCAAGGCTATCGATTTGCTCACGCCGGTCGGTCGCGGACAGCGCATGGGCATATTTGCCGGCTCCGGTGTCGGCAAGTCGGTCCTGCTCGGGATGATGTCCCGGGGAACATCGGCCGACGTCAACGTTATCGCCCTGGTCGGCGAACGGGGACGCGAGGTTCGTGAGTTCATCGAGCGTGATCTCGGACCTGAAGGGCTGAAGCGTTCAGTGGTGGTGGCGGTCAGTTCCGATGAGCCCGCTTTATTGCGCATCAAGGGCGCGATGACGGCGACCACGATTGCGGAGTACTTCCGGGACCAGGGGAAAAACGTGCTGTTGCTGCTCGATTCAGTGACGCGTATCGCGATGGCGCAGCGGGAGGTCGGACTGGCTATCGGTGAACCTCCTGCGTCCAAGGGGTACACGCCATCGGTGTTCGCCATGCTGCCGGTGCTTCTGGAACGCGCCGGGATGACGGAACACGGCTCGATCACCGGCCTGTACACGGTGCTGGTGGAGGGAGACGATATGAACGAGCCGATCTCCGACGCGGTACGGTCGATACTCGACGGACACGTGTCCTTGTCGCGGCGGCTCGCGGCCATGAACCAGTACCCGGCGATCGACGTCCTCGACTCGGTCAGTCGCCTTGCACCCGAGGTTGCGACGGAGCAGGAAAAGGAACTGGCGGCTGAAGTTCGCAGGATAATCGCGACCTATCGTGAATCCGAGGACCTTATCAATGTCGGCGCGTACGTCAAGGGATCGAGTAAGAAGATCGACCGGGCGATTGCCAAAATCGATGATCTCAATACGTTTCTTCGGCAGGATATGATGGAAGCGACCGATCACGAACGCAGCGTCGCCGACCTATCGCACCTGCTGGCGGTGGCGGAGGAGAAGAAGTGA
- the fliJ gene encoding flagellar export protein FliJ → MKRFRYRMESLLKIKRHRERERQKEHAEALQKVFDQQEQLRRIDDSRSTMLDSQRDRQVGNLSLTYLQLCSRYLVKLKRDTLVGRETLRAYEVEAEKRRQRLVKASQERQIYEKLKERQKDRFYKEADRRENKENDEIALNSFRLNQQT, encoded by the coding sequence GTGAAAAGATTCCGCTATCGGATGGAGTCGCTCTTGAAGATCAAGCGGCACCGCGAGCGGGAGCGGCAGAAGGAACACGCCGAGGCGCTGCAGAAGGTGTTCGATCAGCAGGAGCAGCTTCGCCGGATCGACGATTCCCGCTCGACCATGTTGGACAGTCAGCGCGACCGGCAGGTGGGGAATCTGTCTTTGACGTATCTGCAGCTGTGCTCTCGATACCTCGTGAAGCTCAAACGCGACACGCTGGTCGGACGGGAGACGCTTCGGGCATACGAAGTCGAGGCGGAGAAACGGCGGCAGCGTCTCGTCAAGGCATCGCAGGAACGCCAGATATACGAGAAGCTCAAGGAGAGGCAGAAAGATCGGTTCTATAAGGAAGCCGATCGGCGTGAGAATAAAGAGAATGATGAGATAGCTTTGAACAGTTTTCGTCTCAACCAGCAGACCTGA
- a CDS encoding T9SS type A sorting domain-containing protein, whose amino-acid sequence MARHSRVLILIVALIILAAMTSRAQVDPGVADTVRVDSVVTYTISGGVILPVYLTNDQPVSIVEVTLLHSSDDVVLDSISFVGTRLQSASFPTRRKLSDTTLTFGAAPSVELPAGSGLIGKLFFSFGPSTMPQLVTFDTVTVTTPTNIVYSNTLKSGNDPVYVPQFVPGYIEIQDPPPSLDSLWVDDATGVPGQTFFTDLYLYNERNVLDLTVTLDYGSDYIKIDSMVYTGTRGATAIEKLFTPVSSLHRLRLDLGWTEGTPLAPGAGPIGRMFFTVDSAAVDTSLRIDTAQGQPTLLTFTASAGGEQIIPIYHHGTVTLQVPTDVGDEPPSVLPAHFSLEQNYPNPFNPSTYIEFSLPRAGHVSLDVFNILGQRVRTLLDQAMPAGFHRVVFDGRSSSGDELSTGVYLYRLKTDDNVASRKMILMK is encoded by the coding sequence ATGGCCAGACATTCGCGTGTTCTGATACTGATTGTCGCGCTGATCATTCTTGCCGCGATGACCTCGCGGGCCCAAGTCGACCCCGGCGTTGCCGATACCGTCCGCGTCGATTCGGTCGTCACCTATACGATCAGCGGAGGAGTGATCCTTCCCGTCTACCTCACCAACGATCAACCGGTTTCAATCGTCGAAGTGACGCTGCTCCACAGCTCCGATGACGTGGTACTGGATTCGATTTCGTTTGTCGGTACACGTCTGCAATCGGCGTCGTTTCCCACCCGCCGCAAGCTCAGTGACACCACCCTCACGTTTGGCGCGGCTCCCTCGGTGGAACTCCCCGCCGGGTCCGGATTGATCGGAAAGCTCTTTTTCTCCTTCGGCCCTTCCACCATGCCGCAGCTGGTAACCTTTGATACCGTCACCGTCACGACGCCTACCAACATCGTGTATTCAAACACTCTCAAAAGCGGCAACGACCCGGTCTACGTCCCGCAGTTCGTGCCCGGTTACATAGAAATACAGGACCCGCCCCCGTCGCTCGACTCGTTGTGGGTCGACGATGCCACGGGGGTGCCGGGACAGACTTTCTTCACCGACCTGTATCTCTACAACGAACGAAACGTGCTGGACTTGACTGTTACCCTCGACTATGGCTCTGACTATATCAAGATCGACTCGATGGTCTACACCGGCACGCGGGGCGCCACCGCGATCGAGAAGCTGTTCACGCCGGTATCGTCGCTGCACCGACTTCGCCTCGATCTCGGCTGGACCGAAGGCACTCCCCTGGCCCCCGGCGCCGGACCGATCGGCCGGATGTTTTTCACCGTGGACTCCGCCGCCGTTGACACCAGCCTCAGGATCGACACCGCACAGGGACAGCCGACACTGCTGACCTTTACGGCCTCCGCGGGAGGCGAACAGATTATCCCGATCTATCATCATGGAACGGTAACCCTTCAGGTCCCAACCGATGTCGGCGACGAACCGCCGAGTGTCCTGCCCGCGCATTTCTCGCTCGAGCAGAACTACCCGAACCCGTTCAACCCGAGCACGTACATCGAATTCAGCCTCCCCCGGGCCGGCCATGTCTCGCTTGACGTCTTCAACATCCTCGGCCAGCGCGTTCGCACGCTGCTTGACCAGGCCATGCCCGCCGGCTTCCATCGCGTTGTCTTCGACGGCCGCTCGTCATCGGGTGACGAGTTGTCTACGGGCGTCTACCTGTACCGGCTGAAAACCGACGATAACGTCGCCAGCCGCAAGATGATCCTTATGAAATGA
- the flgF gene encoding flagellar basal-body rod protein FlgF, producing the protein MLKGIRTSASGMIPRARKQEMIANNIANAATPGFKKDRLFTKELSRAQVKQARKVSKSDWEKPMVNRTYTDFQAGSFNHTGNPLDLAIDGDGFFQLQDTEGNVYLTRSGNFSIDNEGYVTFPGGYRLIGEGGPVQLGQGQVTVGADGEIDVDGLATDRIRAVDVADHSVLEKLGSSLYGVPEGEELLPALRGEIQQGYLEAANVDVVHEMVDMIITFREYEANAKSLQTQDESLDHLFRRVAGNE; encoded by the coding sequence ATGCTTAAAGGTATTCGTACATCCGCGTCGGGCATGATTCCCCGGGCCAGAAAGCAGGAGATGATTGCCAACAATATCGCCAACGCGGCGACACCCGGTTTCAAGAAAGACCGGTTGTTCACCAAGGAGCTCAGTCGGGCTCAGGTGAAGCAGGCCCGAAAGGTTTCGAAATCCGACTGGGAGAAGCCGATGGTGAACAGGACCTACACGGACTTCCAGGCGGGCAGCTTCAACCACACGGGTAATCCGCTCGATCTGGCGATCGACGGCGACGGGTTCTTCCAGTTGCAGGATACCGAGGGGAACGTATACCTGACGCGCTCCGGCAATTTTTCCATCGACAATGAAGGTTACGTCACATTTCCCGGCGGCTATCGGCTGATCGGGGAGGGTGGGCCGGTGCAACTCGGCCAGGGTCAGGTGACGGTGGGAGCCGACGGCGAAATCGATGTCGACGGACTGGCGACTGATAGAATCCGGGCGGTTGACGTCGCGGATCATTCAGTCCTGGAGAAGCTGGGCAGTTCGCTGTACGGAGTTCCCGAGGGCGAGGAGTTGCTGCCGGCGTTGCGGGGGGAGATCCAGCAGGGGTATCTGGAGGCGGCCAACGTCGATGTCGTCCACGAGATGGTGGACATGATCATCACGTTCCGGGAGTACGAGGCCAACGCCAAGTCGCTGCAGACGCAGGACGAGTCGCTGGACCATTTGTTCCGACGGGTCGCCGGAAACGAATAG